One Neodiprion pinetum isolate iyNeoPine1 chromosome 1, iyNeoPine1.2, whole genome shotgun sequence genomic window carries:
- the RpL13 gene encoding large ribosomal subunit protein eL13, producing MGKRNNMIPNGHFHKDWQRFVKTWFNQPARKYRRKQNRIKKARAVAPRPASLLRPIVHCPTFRYHAKVRAGKGFTLEELKSAGLNKKFARTIGIAVDHRRRNKSVESLQTNAQRLKEYRAKLILFPINEKKIKKGEATEEERKVASQIKGEVMPVRHQAPAKAKARIVTDEEKKFSAYITLRKARADARLVGIRAKRVKDAAENPDDVTKAPKEKKAKK from the exons ATGGGTAAGCGCAATAATATGATCCCGAATGGGCACTTCCATAAAGATTGGCAACGATTTGTGAAGACCTGGTTTAACCAGCCTGCCCGCAAATACCGCAGGAAACAAAATCGCATCAAGAAAGCACGTGCAGTAGCTCCCAG ACCTGCTTCATTGTTGAGGCCAATTGTCCATTGCCCAACCTTCCGTTACCATGCTAAGGTCAGAGCAGGCAAAGGATTTACTTTAGAAGagttgaaaagtgctggactTAACAAGAAGTTTGCGAGGACTATTGGTATCGCCGTTGACCATCGCAGACGAAACAAGTCTGTCGAGTCTCTGCAGACGAATGCACAACGGCTCAAAGAATACAGAGCCAAGTTGATTCTCTTCCCGATCAATGAGAAGAAG ATCAAGAAGGGAGAAGCAACGGAGGAGGAGCGTAAGGTTGCATCTCAAATAAAGGGCGAAGTGATGCCAGTCAGACATCAAGCACCTGCTAAGGCTAAGGCACGCATAGTTACGGacgaagagaagaaattctctGCCTATATTACTCTGCGTAAAGCTAGAGCCGACGCTCGTCTTGTTGGTATACGTGCAAAACGTGTTAAAGATGCTGCTGAAAACCCTGACGACGTTACCAAGGCCCCCAAAGAGAAGAAAGCCAAGAAGTAA
- the LOC124219928 gene encoding dual specificity protein phosphatase 3 isoform X4, which translates to MKSTWRDRDRKHLVDGETTGQYLAEVIHKTRTNFRPLPGITDQDNYHSSYRIQANVDCDEVYPNIYIGDAPTAKNKKYLKILDITHVLNTAEGKRFGFVDTDANYYKDTNIKYMGLPLADLSSTCINEYFHTAATFIEEAVSTGGKAFVHCMMGISRSATCVVAYLMIKKQMLASEAIRTVRKNRDIHPNNGFLHQLAELDNQLRRQRL; encoded by the exons ATGAAGAGCACGTGGCGGGACAGAGATCGG AAACACTTGGTCGACGGTGAAACAACTGGCCAATACTTGGCCGAGGTTATTCACAAGACTAGGACCAATTTTAGGCCGCTGCCTGGAATTACAGACCAAGATAACTACCACAGTTCCTATCGTATTCAAGCAAACGTCGACTGCGACGAAGTCTATCCCAATATTTATATCGGAGATGC ACCAACCGCGAAGAATAAAAAGTACCTGAAAATTCTGGACATAACGCATGTTTTGAATACCGCTGAAGGCAAACGTTTTGGATTTGTCGATACTGATGCAAACTACTACAAGGACACTAACATAAAGTACATGGGCCTTCCTCTGGCCGATTTATCCTCGACCTGCatcaatgaatattttcatacagCAGCAACATTTATCGAAGAAGCTGTGTCTACAGGAG GGAAGGCATTTGTTCACTGCATGATGGGTATATCACGCAGTGCGACGTGCGTTGTTGCATACCTCatgattaaaaaacaaatgcTTGCTTCGGAAGCAATCCGAACAGTTCGTAAAAATCGAGACATACATCCAAATAACGGCTTCCTTCATCAGTTGGCCGAATTGGATAACCAGCTACGCAGGCAACGTTTATAA
- the LOC124219928 gene encoding dual specificity protein phosphatase 3 isoform X3, with translation MAQGGDSPKGDKHLVDGETTGQYLAEVIHKTRTNFRPLPGITDQDNYHSSYRIQANVDCDEVYPNIYIGDAPTAKNKKYLKILDITHVLNTAEGKRFGFVDTDANYYKDTNIKYMGLPLADLSSTCINEYFHTAATFIEEAVSTGGKAFVHCMMGISRSATCVVAYLMIKKQMLASEAIRTVRKNRDIHPNNGFLHQLAELDNQLRRQRL, from the exons ATGGCGCAGGGTGGAGATTCCCCGAAGGGCGAC AAACACTTGGTCGACGGTGAAACAACTGGCCAATACTTGGCCGAGGTTATTCACAAGACTAGGACCAATTTTAGGCCGCTGCCTGGAATTACAGACCAAGATAACTACCACAGTTCCTATCGTATTCAAGCAAACGTCGACTGCGACGAAGTCTATCCCAATATTTATATCGGAGATGC ACCAACCGCGAAGAATAAAAAGTACCTGAAAATTCTGGACATAACGCATGTTTTGAATACCGCTGAAGGCAAACGTTTTGGATTTGTCGATACTGATGCAAACTACTACAAGGACACTAACATAAAGTACATGGGCCTTCCTCTGGCCGATTTATCCTCGACCTGCatcaatgaatattttcatacagCAGCAACATTTATCGAAGAAGCTGTGTCTACAGGAG GGAAGGCATTTGTTCACTGCATGATGGGTATATCACGCAGTGCGACGTGCGTTGTTGCATACCTCatgattaaaaaacaaatgcTTGCTTCGGAAGCAATCCGAACAGTTCGTAAAAATCGAGACATACATCCAAATAACGGCTTCCTTCATCAGTTGGCCGAATTGGATAACCAGCTACGCAGGCAACGTTTATAA
- the LOC124219928 gene encoding dual specificity protein phosphatase 3 isoform X2, which produces MKSTWRDRDRDFQKHLVDGETTGQYLAEVIHKTRTNFRPLPGITDQDNYHSSYRIQANVDCDEVYPNIYIGDAPTAKNKKYLKILDITHVLNTAEGKRFGFVDTDANYYKDTNIKYMGLPLADLSSTCINEYFHTAATFIEEAVSTGGKAFVHCMMGISRSATCVVAYLMIKKQMLASEAIRTVRKNRDIHPNNGFLHQLAELDNQLRRQRL; this is translated from the exons ATGAAGAGCACGTGGCGGGACAGAGATCGG GACTTTCAGAAACACTTGGTCGACGGTGAAACAACTGGCCAATACTTGGCCGAGGTTATTCACAAGACTAGGACCAATTTTAGGCCGCTGCCTGGAATTACAGACCAAGATAACTACCACAGTTCCTATCGTATTCAAGCAAACGTCGACTGCGACGAAGTCTATCCCAATATTTATATCGGAGATGC ACCAACCGCGAAGAATAAAAAGTACCTGAAAATTCTGGACATAACGCATGTTTTGAATACCGCTGAAGGCAAACGTTTTGGATTTGTCGATACTGATGCAAACTACTACAAGGACACTAACATAAAGTACATGGGCCTTCCTCTGGCCGATTTATCCTCGACCTGCatcaatgaatattttcatacagCAGCAACATTTATCGAAGAAGCTGTGTCTACAGGAG GGAAGGCATTTGTTCACTGCATGATGGGTATATCACGCAGTGCGACGTGCGTTGTTGCATACCTCatgattaaaaaacaaatgcTTGCTTCGGAAGCAATCCGAACAGTTCGTAAAAATCGAGACATACATCCAAATAACGGCTTCCTTCATCAGTTGGCCGAATTGGATAACCAGCTACGCAGGCAACGTTTATAA
- the LOC124219928 gene encoding dual specificity protein phosphatase 3 isoform X1 yields the protein MAQGGDSPKGDDFQKHLVDGETTGQYLAEVIHKTRTNFRPLPGITDQDNYHSSYRIQANVDCDEVYPNIYIGDAPTAKNKKYLKILDITHVLNTAEGKRFGFVDTDANYYKDTNIKYMGLPLADLSSTCINEYFHTAATFIEEAVSTGGKAFVHCMMGISRSATCVVAYLMIKKQMLASEAIRTVRKNRDIHPNNGFLHQLAELDNQLRRQRL from the exons ATGGCGCAGGGTGGAGATTCCCCGAAGGGCGAC GACTTTCAGAAACACTTGGTCGACGGTGAAACAACTGGCCAATACTTGGCCGAGGTTATTCACAAGACTAGGACCAATTTTAGGCCGCTGCCTGGAATTACAGACCAAGATAACTACCACAGTTCCTATCGTATTCAAGCAAACGTCGACTGCGACGAAGTCTATCCCAATATTTATATCGGAGATGC ACCAACCGCGAAGAATAAAAAGTACCTGAAAATTCTGGACATAACGCATGTTTTGAATACCGCTGAAGGCAAACGTTTTGGATTTGTCGATACTGATGCAAACTACTACAAGGACACTAACATAAAGTACATGGGCCTTCCTCTGGCCGATTTATCCTCGACCTGCatcaatgaatattttcatacagCAGCAACATTTATCGAAGAAGCTGTGTCTACAGGAG GGAAGGCATTTGTTCACTGCATGATGGGTATATCACGCAGTGCGACGTGCGTTGTTGCATACCTCatgattaaaaaacaaatgcTTGCTTCGGAAGCAATCCGAACAGTTCGTAAAAATCGAGACATACATCCAAATAACGGCTTCCTTCATCAGTTGGCCGAATTGGATAACCAGCTACGCAGGCAACGTTTATAA
- the LOC124219928 gene encoding dual specificity protein phosphatase 3 isoform X5: MKKDFQKHLVDGETTGQYLAEVIHKTRTNFRPLPGITDQDNYHSSYRIQANVDCDEVYPNIYIGDAPTAKNKKYLKILDITHVLNTAEGKRFGFVDTDANYYKDTNIKYMGLPLADLSSTCINEYFHTAATFIEEAVSTGGKAFVHCMMGISRSATCVVAYLMIKKQMLASEAIRTVRKNRDIHPNNGFLHQLAELDNQLRRQRL; encoded by the exons ATGAAAAAG GACTTTCAGAAACACTTGGTCGACGGTGAAACAACTGGCCAATACTTGGCCGAGGTTATTCACAAGACTAGGACCAATTTTAGGCCGCTGCCTGGAATTACAGACCAAGATAACTACCACAGTTCCTATCGTATTCAAGCAAACGTCGACTGCGACGAAGTCTATCCCAATATTTATATCGGAGATGC ACCAACCGCGAAGAATAAAAAGTACCTGAAAATTCTGGACATAACGCATGTTTTGAATACCGCTGAAGGCAAACGTTTTGGATTTGTCGATACTGATGCAAACTACTACAAGGACACTAACATAAAGTACATGGGCCTTCCTCTGGCCGATTTATCCTCGACCTGCatcaatgaatattttcatacagCAGCAACATTTATCGAAGAAGCTGTGTCTACAGGAG GGAAGGCATTTGTTCACTGCATGATGGGTATATCACGCAGTGCGACGTGCGTTGTTGCATACCTCatgattaaaaaacaaatgcTTGCTTCGGAAGCAATCCGAACAGTTCGTAAAAATCGAGACATACATCCAAATAACGGCTTCCTTCATCAGTTGGCCGAATTGGATAACCAGCTACGCAGGCAACGTTTATAA